Within Candidatus Binataceae bacterium, the genomic segment CGACCCTTGGTGAACTAATCTTTCGCCGCCTCGAGGAGATGGTCAGCGAGGACGGCGCCGAACCCCGCGACCTGCATCAGCGAATCATCGCCGAGCTCGAGAAGCCGCTGATTGAGATCACGCTGGCGCGGGCGCGCGGCAATCAGGTCCACGCCGCGCGGATGCTCGGGCTGAATCGCAACACGTTGCGCAAAAAGCTCGCCGATCACGCAATCACGATCACGAAAACTCCGGGTAGCTGATCTGAAGCCCTTCGCTTCCCATTTCTACGCGATGATTGATCCGGCCGGCGGCCACGAGCCCGTCACCCTCGCCCGTCTCCTGCTTGACGCCGGCGCTAGCGTCTTGCAGTTACGCCTGAAGGAGGCCGGCGCACGCGATTTCTTGAGCGCGGCGCGCGCGATCGTTGCGCTCGCCCATGAGCGCGAGGCCTGCCTGATCGTCAACGATCGGGTGGATATTGCGATTCTGGCCGGTGCGGACGGGGTTCATCTGGGCCAGCAGGATTTGCCGCTTGAGGCCGCCCGCCGGCTCGTCGGCGCGGATCGAATTATCGGCATCTCGACTCACACGGTCGAGCAGGCGCGCGTAGCCGAGGTCGGCGGCGCTGACTATATCGGGTTTGGCGCGATCTATTCGGGCGGCTTGAAAAATGTCCAAAACGCGCAGGGACTCGAGCGTCTGCGCGAGGTCCGTGACGCCGTGCAGATGCCGATCGTTGCGATAGGCGGCATCACCGAAGCGACGATCCCCGCCGTACTCGCGGCCGGGGCGGACGCCGCGGCGATCATCACAGATGTCGTGCACGCGCCGAACATCGCCGTGAAGGTTAAGTCGATTCTGACAATCCTCCGAGCAGTCTAGGGCGGGAGCTTCACGCTCGCCGAATTTTCACTCGAACGCGGCAATCACTCGAGAGCGGTCATGGCGATATAGCCTTCGAGGCCGTCCTTCATCCGGATTTTCATGTAGTTTAGCGACGTGCCAATCACATGGACGTCGTGCGTGTTGTGCACCTCGGCGAGTTTTTTCCCGTAGCGATTCGGCTCCGACAGGACGGGAGTATCTTTCGTCAGCTTGAACATTTTGTCCGTCGGCCGGTCGAGCTCGACCGCGCTGACCGGAACATAGCCGACTGCACCGCTCTTGAGCTTGACCTGAACGAAGTAATGAGTCGCGCCAGTGACATGAACGAATTTGCCGGGGTCCATGCGCTCGATCCGGCTCGACGAATCTGCGGGACTCGTGTAGGCCCACGAGGACTCTTTCAATTTGAGCATCGCGTCCGCCGGCTCGACCGCGCCGGACCATGCCACAGATGTTTTCCGCACAGACTTCTTCGCCGCATGATGGACGGCGCGAGGCGTGTGCGACACCGGCACCGCCGGGAGGGGTGCCGTTGGGACGCCTTCATCCGCGGCTGCCGGAACGGCGGCCGACGGTGCCGAATCCTCCGGCGCGATCGTAGTCTCCGGCAGCGTTTTCGGCGCAGCGCTGGGTTGCGCAAGTGCCGGAATGATCGCGGCTAACGTCATCGCGCAGGCGGCCATGAAGAGCGGCAGGCACCCGCCCGTCTTGCGTCGCCCCGACGAACCCTGCGCTCGAAATCCTATCCCTCTCATCCCCACAACCTCCACTCATCCCCTATGTACAGAAGCTACGACATATAAAATCTGCCCCGGCGCGCCGAGATTCAAGGCGCTAGTGTCGCGCGTCCCGCAAGTTGCGCTAACCGCGGCGCCAACGCCCCCTCATTCAGGCAGGAGTTCGGCGGAGCGAGAAGTCTCCGAAAAATGCGCGACGTTGGTGGAAGCCGGGATTCTTTCGCTGCGCTCAGCGACTGTGGAGATCAAGGTGGTTGGGGTTCCAGGGCGTGGCTTTGCGAAGGATGGCATTTAGGGTAATGAGTAGTTTGCGCATACAGGCGACGAGGGCGAGCTTTTT encodes:
- the thiE gene encoding thiamine phosphate synthase — protein: MIDPAGGHEPVTLARLLLDAGASVLQLRLKEAGARDFLSAARAIVALAHEREACLIVNDRVDIAILAGADGVHLGQQDLPLEAARRLVGADRIIGISTHTVEQARVAEVGGADYIGFGAIYSGGLKNVQNAQGLERLREVRDAVQMPIVAIGGITEATIPAVLAAGADAAAIITDVVHAPNIAVKVKSILTILRAV